Proteins from a single region of Chryseomicrobium sp. FSL W7-1435:
- the dnaX gene encoding DNA polymerase III subunit gamma/tau, translating into MTYQAFYRAYRPQSFGEMSGQKHIKQTLQNALDSGKTTHAYLFSGPRGTGKTSTAKIFAKALNCENGPAKEPCNTCAICTSITDGSNPDVLEFDAASHSRVEEMRDVIEKVRFAPSNARYKVYIIDEVHMLSTSAFNALLKTLEEPPPHAVFVLATTEPHKIPLTIISRCQRFDFKRISHSDIVERMIEVLDDAGIPYDEKVLRLIAQASAGGMRDALSLLDQVVSYSAETMTVEDALFITGSIGSDAFVQIAEALVDGNVNEALSSLDRLIMDGKDPVRLLEDFVTFFRDLLIMQHVESPEEMVELAELTEEVKTLSKRYSQQRLYSSIQIATEMQQEMRFSNHPKIYVETALIRLSQLTDQPVATGTSSVSDEQVQRLENKIAKLEAQLRAGSGGATPAESPKQKRQRGPSGIKVPTGRIQEVLKSATKPAIQQVKTQWAQILQQLQRSHAALLNDAEPVAASDTAFVLKFKYEIHCQMAMDNQTFSTLFPQVVEDVTGTLYEVLYTPEEQWLEIRSSFIAGNQLAGIVEESEEEDGQETLEDPLISEATKLFGEDFVEIKED; encoded by the coding sequence GTGACTTATCAAGCGTTTTATCGTGCGTATCGCCCACAATCATTTGGTGAAATGTCTGGGCAAAAACACATTAAGCAAACCCTCCAGAACGCACTCGACTCTGGAAAAACAACGCACGCTTATTTGTTTTCCGGACCACGTGGTACAGGGAAGACGAGTACAGCTAAAATATTTGCTAAAGCTTTAAACTGTGAAAACGGACCTGCAAAAGAACCTTGTAATACGTGTGCAATTTGTACAAGCATCACAGACGGTTCAAATCCAGATGTCCTTGAATTTGATGCTGCCTCTCACTCTCGCGTTGAAGAAATGCGTGATGTGATTGAAAAGGTACGCTTTGCTCCATCAAATGCCCGTTACAAAGTGTATATCATCGATGAGGTGCATATGCTTTCTACGAGCGCATTTAATGCTCTTCTTAAAACATTAGAAGAACCACCGCCACATGCAGTTTTCGTACTAGCGACAACAGAGCCACATAAAATTCCTCTGACCATCATCTCCCGTTGTCAGCGATTCGATTTTAAGAGAATTTCACACAGTGACATCGTGGAGCGCATGATTGAGGTCCTGGATGATGCAGGTATTCCCTACGATGAAAAAGTGCTACGCCTGATCGCCCAAGCTTCTGCAGGTGGGATGCGAGATGCGCTCAGTCTATTAGACCAGGTTGTTTCGTACAGCGCAGAGACGATGACAGTTGAAGATGCCTTATTTATCACAGGGTCAATCGGTTCCGATGCCTTCGTGCAAATTGCTGAGGCATTAGTCGATGGCAATGTGAACGAGGCGCTTTCCTCATTAGACCGCTTGATTATGGACGGAAAAGATCCAGTCCGGTTGTTAGAAGACTTTGTCACCTTCTTCCGAGACTTATTGATCATGCAACACGTGGAGTCGCCAGAAGAAATGGTCGAGCTGGCAGAGCTTACAGAAGAGGTCAAGACACTCTCGAAGCGGTATTCACAACAACGTCTCTATTCAAGCATTCAGATCGCAACGGAAATGCAGCAGGAGATGCGTTTCTCCAACCATCCTAAAATTTACGTGGAAACGGCACTTATCCGTTTGTCACAATTAACAGATCAACCAGTAGCGACAGGGACGTCCTCTGTTTCAGATGAACAAGTCCAACGTCTAGAAAACAAAATTGCGAAACTCGAGGCCCAATTGCGTGCTGGAAGTGGGGGAGCTACTCCTGCCGAATCGCCAAAGCAAAAACGCCAACGCGGCCCAAGTGGCATTAAAGTGCCAACAGGTCGTATTCAAGAGGTCTTGAAATCTGCTACGAAGCCGGCCATCCAACAAGTGAAGACCCAGTGGGCGCAAATTCTTCAGCAGCTGCAGCGGTCACACGCAGCTCTCTTGAATGATGCAGAACCTGTTGCGGCATCCGATACTGCTTTTGTGTTAAAATTTAAATATGAAATTCACTGCCAGATGGCAATGGATAATCAAACGTTCTCAACGCTCTTCCCACAAGTAGTGGAAGATGTCACGGGAACATTATATGAAGTACTTTACACCCCAGAAGAACAATGGCTAGAGATTCGCTCGTCATTCATTGCGGGCAATCAGTTAGCCGGTATCGTCGAAGAGTCAGAAGAGGAAGACGGGCAAGAAACGCTCGAAGATCCACTAATTTCTGAGGCGACCAAATTGTTTGGGGAAGATTTCGTGGAAATTAAAGAAGACTAG
- a CDS encoding YbaB/EbfC family nucleoid-associated protein encodes MRGGMGNMQGMMKQMQKMQKKMAEAQEELGTQHFEGVAGGGMVKVTVTGHREVVGVALDEAVVDPEDVEMLQDLIVIATNEALKKAEETSNATMGQFTKGLNLPGMF; translated from the coding sequence ATGCGTGGTGGAATGGGAAATATGCAAGGTATGATGAAACAAATGCAAAAAATGCAAAAGAAAATGGCAGAGGCTCAAGAAGAACTAGGTACACAACATTTTGAAGGTGTTGCTGGTGGCGGTATGGTCAAAGTAACAGTTACGGGTCACCGTGAAGTTGTGGGTGTCGCTCTTGATGAGGCTGTTGTCGATCCAGAAGACGTAGAAATGTTACAAGATTTAATTGTCATTGCTACAAACGAAGCATTGAAGAAAGCAGAAGAGACATCGAATGCCACTATGGGCCAATTCACGAAAGGATTGAACCTCCCTGGCATGTTCTAG
- a CDS encoding YaaL family protein has translation MALFSRRAKIKKEFDARFIRLLEETREDWHTAQAVEAHLDDYDLDAIAKRKTLESIHFYLYGEAKRRQVVYKRK, from the coding sequence ATGGCTTTATTTTCCCGCCGAGCTAAGATTAAAAAAGAGTTTGACGCTCGCTTTATCCGTTTATTAGAAGAAACACGTGAAGACTGGCATACTGCCCAGGCTGTCGAAGCCCATCTTGATGATTATGATCTTGACGCTATTGCTAAACGAAAAACGTTAGAGAGCATTCATTTCTATCTTTATGGTGAAGCGAAGCGGCGACAAGTAGTCTATAAACGAAAGTAA
- the recR gene encoding recombination mediator RecR gives MHYPAPISKLIDSFMKLPGIGPKTAARLAFFVLSMKEDTVTDFAKALIDAKRNLSYCTVCGHITDIDPCAICQDTSRNQTMICVVQDTKDVIAMEKMRDYQGLYHVLHGAISPMEGIGPEDINIPPLLQRLQNEQVQELILATNPTIEGEATAMYISRLVKPSGIRTTRIAHGLPVGGDLEYADEVTLSKALEGRREL, from the coding sequence ATGCATTATCCAGCTCCGATCTCAAAATTAATCGATAGCTTTATGAAACTGCCAGGCATCGGGCCAAAGACAGCGGCTCGTCTGGCGTTTTTTGTGTTAAGTATGAAGGAAGACACGGTTACAGACTTTGCAAAAGCACTGATTGATGCAAAACGTAACCTCAGCTATTGTACGGTCTGTGGTCATATTACCGACATCGATCCGTGTGCCATTTGCCAAGATACGTCTCGTAATCAAACTATGATTTGTGTTGTTCAAGACACGAAAGATGTGATTGCGATGGAAAAGATGCGTGATTACCAAGGTCTTTACCATGTTTTACATGGGGCTATCTCTCCTATGGAAGGCATAGGCCCGGAGGATATCAATATCCCACCACTTCTTCAACGACTTCAAAATGAGCAAGTGCAAGAACTCATCTTAGCAACGAACCCTACTATAGAAGGAGAAGCAACAGCGATGTATATTTCTCGTCTCGTGAAGCCTTCTGGAATACGCACTACACGTATTGCCCATGGCCTACCTGTAGGAGGCGACCTCGAATATGCAGATGAAGTGACATTATCGAAGGCGCTAGAAGGGAGACGGGAGCTGTAA